From one Plantibacter flavus genomic stretch:
- a CDS encoding rhamnulokinase, translated as MSAAGRSGTVAAVDLGATSGRVMLGHVGPGELRLVPVARFPNTPVRTPDGLHWNILELYRSIIAGLSGAAKQEPHLASIGIDSWAVDYGLLRQGRLLGAPFHYRDERTAAGVEAVHGTVPFADLYRVNGLQFLPFNTVYQLATERDAGMLDVADTALLVPDLIAHWLTGARVAEATNASTTGLVRAGEPTAWDTELLGRLHIPATILPPIVQPGDRIGTLLEAVATEVGLASSTPVTAIGSHDTASAVVAVPMTTPDAAYISCGTWGLVGVELERPVLTEASRAANFTNEGGVDGRTRFLHNVMGLWLLSESVRTWERGGETIDLPGLIAQAAAVDAPVSVFDANDPRFLAPGDLPARIAGFLTEHGRAVPQSRAEFVRCIIESLAQAFADAVHTASELSGVQVRAIHVVGGGSQNTLLCQLTADRAGIPVIAGPVEATALGNVLVQARAVGIIDGDLESLRALVARSFEPTRYEPRKPAGSTTVSR; from the coding sequence ATGAGCGCGGCAGGCCGGAGCGGCACCGTCGCGGCGGTCGACCTCGGGGCCACGAGCGGGCGGGTCATGCTCGGCCACGTCGGCCCCGGCGAGCTGCGCCTCGTACCGGTCGCGCGGTTCCCGAACACGCCCGTCCGCACGCCGGACGGCCTGCACTGGAACATCCTCGAGCTGTACCGCTCGATCATCGCGGGGCTGTCGGGCGCAGCGAAGCAGGAGCCGCACCTGGCGAGCATCGGCATCGACTCATGGGCGGTCGACTACGGCCTCCTCCGGCAGGGGCGCCTCCTCGGCGCACCGTTCCACTACCGCGACGAACGGACGGCTGCAGGTGTCGAGGCGGTCCACGGAACGGTCCCGTTCGCCGACCTCTACCGCGTGAACGGCCTGCAGTTCCTGCCGTTCAACACCGTCTACCAACTCGCGACCGAGCGCGACGCCGGCATGCTCGACGTCGCCGACACCGCGCTCCTGGTGCCCGACCTCATCGCGCACTGGCTGACGGGTGCCCGTGTCGCCGAGGCCACCAATGCGTCGACCACGGGCCTCGTCCGCGCCGGCGAACCGACCGCCTGGGACACCGAGCTCCTCGGCCGACTCCACATCCCGGCGACGATCCTCCCGCCCATCGTCCAGCCGGGCGATCGCATCGGGACGCTCCTCGAGGCGGTCGCCACCGAGGTCGGCCTGGCCTCCTCCACCCCGGTCACCGCCATCGGCTCGCACGACACGGCGTCAGCGGTCGTCGCCGTCCCGATGACGACCCCGGATGCCGCCTACATCTCGTGCGGCACCTGGGGACTCGTCGGGGTCGAGCTCGAACGCCCGGTCCTCACCGAGGCGAGTCGAGCGGCGAATTTCACGAACGAGGGCGGCGTCGACGGACGCACCCGCTTCCTGCACAACGTGATGGGACTCTGGCTCCTGAGCGAGTCGGTGCGCACCTGGGAGCGCGGGGGCGAGACGATCGACCTCCCCGGGCTCATCGCCCAGGCCGCCGCGGTCGACGCACCCGTCTCGGTGTTCGATGCGAACGACCCCCGGTTCCTCGCCCCCGGTGACCTGCCGGCGCGCATCGCCGGGTTCCTCACCGAGCACGGGCGGGCGGTCCCGCAGTCCCGTGCCGAGTTCGTCCGGTGCATCATCGAGAGCCTGGCGCAGGCGTTCGCGGACGCCGTCCACACGGCCTCCGAGCTGTCCGGGGTCCAGGTGCGTGCGATCCACGTCGTCGGCGGCGGATCCCAGAACACGCTCCTCTGCCAGCTGACGGCCGACCGTGCGGGAATCCCCGTCATCGCCGGCCCGGTCGAGGCGACGGCACTGGGGAACGTCCTCGTCCAGGCGAGGGCGGTGGGGATCATCGACGGCGACCTCGAGTCCCTGCGCGCCCTCGTCGCCCGTTCCTTCGAGCCGACCCGCTACGAGCCGCGCAAGCCTGCCGGCTCCACGACCGTCAGCCGGTAG
- a CDS encoding bifunctional rhamnulose-1-phosphate aldolase/short-chain dehydrogenase has translation MSVNPTAAELIARSNRLGSDPKNTNYAGGNTSAKGTEIDPVTGEPVELLWVKGSGGDLGTLKPEGLAVLRLDRMRALQDVYPGLDREDEMVAAFDYTLHGKGGAAPSIDTAMHGLVDAAHVDHLHPDSGIAIATAADGPALTTTIFGDKVVWVPWRRPGFQLGLDIAAIKADNPQAIGTILGGHGITAWGDTSEEAEANSLWIIDTAAAYIEANSRPEPFGPALDGYAALPEAERRAKAAALAPTIRGLASADRPVVGHFTDSPEVLDFLASAEHPRLTALGTSCPDHFLRTKVKPLTVDLPATASVEEVIERLGTLHEAYREDYQAYYDRHATADSPVIRGADPLIVLVPGVGMFSFGKDKQTARVAGEFYVNAINVMRGAEGLSTYAPIDEAEKFAIEYWALEEAKLQRMPKPKPLATRIALVTGAASGIGKAIATRLVAEGAVVAIADLSLEKAQAAAAELGTTDVAIGIAADVSNEAAVQAAIDETVLAFGGLDLVVNNAGLSLSKSLLETTEADWDLQHNVMAKGSFLVSKAAARVLIDQKLGGDIVYISSKNSVFAGPNNIAYSATKADQAHQVRLLAAELGEYGVKVNGINPDGVVRGSGIFASGWGANRAKTYGIDEQDLGKFYAQRTILKREVVPENVANAVFAICTSDFSHTTGLHIPVDAGVAAAFLR, from the coding sequence ATGTCCGTGAACCCCACCGCTGCAGAGCTCATCGCCCGCAGCAACCGCCTCGGGAGCGACCCGAAGAACACCAACTACGCCGGCGGCAACACCTCGGCCAAGGGCACCGAGATCGACCCCGTCACGGGCGAGCCGGTCGAGCTCCTCTGGGTCAAGGGCTCCGGCGGCGACCTCGGCACGCTCAAGCCCGAGGGTCTCGCGGTCCTTCGCCTCGACCGCATGCGCGCCCTGCAGGACGTCTACCCCGGCCTCGACCGCGAAGACGAGATGGTCGCCGCCTTCGACTACACCCTGCACGGCAAGGGTGGCGCGGCCCCGTCGATCGACACCGCCATGCACGGCCTCGTCGACGCGGCCCACGTCGACCACCTGCACCCCGACTCCGGCATCGCCATCGCGACCGCCGCCGACGGCCCGGCGCTCACGACGACGATCTTCGGTGACAAGGTCGTCTGGGTCCCGTGGCGTCGACCCGGTTTCCAGCTCGGCCTCGACATCGCCGCCATCAAGGCCGACAACCCGCAGGCGATCGGCACCATCCTCGGCGGGCACGGCATCACCGCCTGGGGCGACACCTCCGAGGAGGCCGAGGCGAACTCATTGTGGATCATCGACACCGCGGCCGCCTACATCGAGGCGAACTCCCGCCCCGAGCCCTTCGGCCCGGCGCTCGACGGCTACGCGGCCCTCCCCGAGGCCGAGCGTCGTGCGAAGGCGGCGGCCCTCGCGCCCACCATCCGCGGGCTCGCCTCCGCCGACCGTCCCGTCGTCGGCCACTTCACCGACAGCCCCGAGGTCCTCGACTTCCTGGCCTCGGCGGAGCACCCGCGCCTCACCGCACTGGGCACGAGCTGCCCCGACCACTTCCTCCGCACCAAGGTGAAGCCGCTCACGGTCGACCTGCCCGCCACGGCGAGCGTCGAGGAGGTCATCGAGCGTCTCGGCACGCTGCACGAGGCGTACCGCGAGGACTACCAGGCCTACTACGACCGCCACGCCACGGCCGACAGCCCGGTGATCCGCGGTGCCGACCCGCTCATCGTCCTCGTCCCGGGCGTCGGCATGTTCAGCTTCGGCAAGGACAAGCAGACCGCCCGCGTCGCCGGCGAGTTCTACGTCAACGCCATCAACGTCATGCGCGGCGCCGAGGGACTCTCGACCTACGCGCCGATCGACGAGGCCGAGAAGTTCGCGATCGAGTACTGGGCGCTCGAGGAGGCGAAGCTGCAGCGGATGCCGAAACCGAAGCCGCTCGCGACCCGCATCGCGCTCGTCACCGGTGCCGCATCCGGCATCGGCAAGGCCATCGCGACGCGTCTCGTCGCGGAGGGTGCGGTCGTCGCGATCGCCGACCTCTCACTGGAGAAGGCGCAGGCCGCGGCAGCCGAGCTCGGCACCACGGACGTCGCGATCGGCATCGCCGCCGACGTCTCGAACGAGGCAGCCGTCCAGGCCGCGATCGACGAGACGGTCCTGGCCTTCGGCGGGCTCGACCTCGTCGTCAACAACGCCGGTCTCTCGCTGTCGAAGTCGCTCCTCGAAACCACCGAGGCGGACTGGGACCTCCAGCACAACGTCATGGCGAAGGGCTCGTTCCTCGTCTCGAAGGCCGCCGCACGCGTGCTCATCGACCAGAAGCTCGGCGGCGACATCGTCTACATCTCGTCGAAGAACTCCGTGTTCGCCGGCCCGAACAACATCGCCTACTCCGCGACGAAGGCCGACCAGGCCCACCAGGTCCGTCTCCTCGCCGCAGAGCTCGGCGAGTACGGTGTGAAGGTGAACGGCATCAACCCCGACGGCGTCGTCCGCGGCTCCGGCATCTTCGCCTCGGGCTGGGGTGCGAACCGCGCGAAGACGTACGGCATCGACGAGCAGGACCTCGGCAAGTTCTACGCGCAGCGCACCATCCTCAAGCGCGAGGTCGTCCCCGAGAACGTCGCGAACGCGGTCTTCGCGATCTGCACGAGCGACTTCAGCCACACGACCGGACTGCACATCCCCGTCGACGCGGGCGTGGCCGCGGCCTTCCTGCGATGA
- a CDS encoding alpha-hydroxy acid oxidase, translating to MVERRIPKPHDLLPLMQFKKPEFNARRRRLAAATTISDLRAIAKKVTPTAPFDYTDGAAEGEISLARARQAFQDIEFHPAVLKNVANVDTGWDVLGERVAFPFGIAPTGFTRMMQTEGERAGASAAAAAGIPFTLSTMGTTSIEDVKAAAPGGRNWFQLYMWSERERSMALVDRAAAAGYDTLVVTVDTPVGGARLRDVRNGMTIPPSLTPKTIVDALPRPAWWINFLTTEPLAFASLDRWSGTVAALIDTMFDPTVGPDEVKYIREQWKGKLIVKGVQSVADAKLAVDLGADAVQLSNHGGRQLDRAPIPFHLLPSVVREVGKDAEVHLDTGIMNGADIVASVALGARFTFIGRAYLYGLMAGGREGVDRAIQILSGEIVRTMKLLGVASLDELQPHHVTQLSRFTTLQPLPEQSTLSAGRSTTAKPATSPARKAPARKPAAAKA from the coding sequence ATGGTTGAACGCCGCATCCCCAAGCCCCATGACCTCCTGCCGCTCATGCAGTTCAAGAAGCCGGAGTTCAACGCTCGCCGGCGACGCCTGGCGGCCGCCACCACCATCAGCGACCTCCGGGCGATCGCGAAGAAGGTCACACCGACGGCGCCCTTCGATTACACCGACGGCGCCGCCGAGGGCGAGATCTCACTGGCTCGGGCACGGCAGGCGTTCCAGGACATCGAGTTCCACCCGGCCGTCCTGAAGAACGTCGCGAACGTCGACACCGGCTGGGACGTCCTCGGCGAGCGTGTCGCGTTCCCCTTCGGCATCGCGCCGACCGGCTTCACCCGCATGATGCAGACTGAGGGCGAACGGGCGGGGGCCTCCGCCGCCGCGGCCGCGGGCATCCCCTTCACCCTGTCGACCATGGGCACGACCTCGATCGAGGACGTCAAGGCGGCGGCACCCGGTGGGCGCAACTGGTTCCAGCTGTACATGTGGAGCGAGCGCGAACGGTCGATGGCGCTCGTCGATCGCGCGGCCGCGGCCGGCTACGACACCCTCGTCGTGACGGTCGACACCCCGGTCGGCGGCGCCCGCCTGCGCGACGTCCGCAACGGCATGACGATTCCGCCGTCGCTCACCCCGAAGACCATCGTCGACGCGCTCCCCCGCCCGGCATGGTGGATCAACTTCCTCACCACGGAGCCACTGGCTTTCGCGAGCCTCGACCGCTGGTCGGGAACCGTCGCGGCGCTCATCGACACGATGTTCGACCCGACCGTCGGCCCGGACGAGGTCAAATACATCCGCGAGCAGTGGAAGGGCAAGCTCATCGTCAAGGGCGTCCAGTCGGTCGCCGATGCGAAGCTCGCCGTCGACCTCGGTGCGGACGCCGTCCAGCTCTCCAACCACGGCGGCCGCCAGCTCGACCGCGCGCCGATCCCGTTCCACCTCCTGCCGAGCGTCGTGCGCGAGGTGGGCAAGGACGCAGAGGTGCACCTCGACACCGGCATCATGAACGGCGCCGACATCGTGGCCTCCGTCGCGCTCGGTGCGCGCTTCACCTTCATCGGCCGCGCCTACCTGTACGGGCTCATGGCCGGTGGACGCGAGGGCGTCGATCGTGCGATCCAGATCCTCTCGGGTGAGATCGTGCGCACGATGAAGCTGTTGGGTGTCGCGTCGCTCGACGAGCTGCAGCCTCACCACGTGACGCAGCTGTCGCGGTTCACGACCCTGCAGCCGCTGCCCGAGCAGTCGACACTGAGTGCCGGACGCTCCACAACAGCGAAGCCCGCGACGTCGCCCGCCCGCAAGGCTCCGGCGCGGAAGCCCGCAGCCGCGAAGGCGTAA
- a CDS encoding FadR/GntR family transcriptional regulator yields MNAPATAAPAAAQATQPATAAAEPRAWEVVLARIESDLLSGVLTPGDRLPGERQLAIDLGVGRSSVREAIRVLEVLGLIRTHTGSGPTAGAIIVATPSGGMATLMRLQVAAQGFAVQDVVDTRLVIETAVVHSLASRAGTTVPDLTHPESLLDAMDQSTLTEAEFLALDAQFHLSLAEAEGNQVLVATMSGLRDSIERYVLAGVPQLASWSATADRLRAEHRGIVEAIRHADAELARQSVRSHITNYYQARERSEDDSPHPSTPTSSDSSRKEETDHG; encoded by the coding sequence ATGAACGCACCAGCGACGGCCGCGCCGGCCGCGGCCCAGGCGACGCAGCCCGCCACCGCAGCGGCGGAGCCCCGGGCCTGGGAGGTCGTGCTCGCCCGCATCGAGTCGGACCTCCTCAGCGGTGTCCTCACCCCCGGTGACCGCCTGCCCGGCGAACGACAGCTCGCGATCGACCTCGGCGTCGGTCGGTCCAGCGTCCGCGAGGCGATCCGCGTCCTCGAGGTCCTGGGACTCATCCGCACCCACACGGGATCCGGCCCCACCGCCGGCGCGATCATCGTCGCCACGCCGTCCGGCGGCATGGCCACCCTCATGCGGCTCCAGGTGGCCGCGCAAGGCTTCGCCGTCCAGGACGTGGTCGACACCCGGCTCGTGATCGAGACCGCGGTCGTCCACAGTCTCGCGTCGCGCGCCGGAACGACCGTCCCCGATCTCACACACCCCGAGTCCCTGCTCGACGCGATGGACCAGTCGACGCTCACGGAGGCCGAGTTCCTCGCCCTCGACGCGCAGTTCCACCTGTCGCTCGCCGAGGCGGAGGGCAACCAGGTCCTCGTCGCCACGATGTCCGGCCTCCGCGACTCCATCGAGCGCTACGTCCTCGCCGGTGTCCCGCAACTGGCGTCGTGGTCAGCCACCGCCGACCGCCTGCGCGCCGAGCACCGGGGCATCGTGGAGGCGATCCGCCACGCCGACGCCGAGCTGGCCCGCCAGTCCGTCCGCTCCCACATCACCAACTACTACCAGGCTCGCGAACGGTCAGAAGACGACAGTCCGCACCCCTCGACACCCACCTCAAGCGACAGTTCGCGGAAAGAAGAGACAGACCATGGTTGA
- a CDS encoding 2-hydroxyacid dehydrogenase, with product MTASPLIVSLPADLREEVLSQGPLPEGVEFVEWDLRTEPPVEHIDLVVPVYLGSNKPLANVGAVTPKLVQVQSIGYDGLADLLPEGITLANAATVHEASTAELTVGLILASQRGIPDFVRAERTGEWLQSQRPSLADRRVLLIGYGGVGAAIEERLLPFEVEVTRVASSAREDERGPIHGIDELPELLPHAEIVIVVVPLTDSTRGLIGDDFLAALPDDALVVNVARGPVADTDALVEHATSGRIRLALDVTDPEPLPADHPLWSLPNVLVSPHIGGATSAMLPRMARLLRRQIEHLLADEEPENIVLRT from the coding sequence ATGACCGCTTCTCCACTCATCGTCAGCCTGCCCGCCGACCTGCGCGAGGAGGTGCTGTCGCAGGGACCCCTCCCCGAGGGCGTCGAGTTCGTCGAATGGGATCTGCGCACCGAACCGCCGGTCGAGCACATCGACCTCGTCGTGCCCGTGTACCTCGGCTCGAACAAACCGCTCGCGAACGTCGGTGCGGTGACGCCGAAGCTCGTCCAGGTGCAGTCGATCGGTTACGACGGCCTCGCGGACCTCCTCCCGGAGGGCATCACCCTCGCCAACGCGGCGACCGTCCACGAGGCCTCGACGGCGGAGCTCACGGTCGGGCTCATCCTCGCCTCGCAGCGCGGCATCCCCGACTTCGTGCGGGCCGAGCGGACGGGCGAATGGCTGCAGAGCCAGCGCCCGAGCCTCGCCGACCGCCGCGTGCTCCTCATCGGGTACGGCGGGGTCGGTGCGGCCATCGAGGAGCGCCTGCTCCCGTTCGAGGTGGAGGTCACCCGGGTGGCGTCGAGCGCGCGGGAGGACGAGCGGGGGCCGATCCACGGCATCGACGAACTGCCCGAACTCCTGCCGCACGCGGAGATCGTCATCGTCGTCGTCCCGCTGACCGACAGCACCCGCGGCTTGATCGGAGACGACTTCCTGGCGGCACTGCCCGACGACGCCCTGGTCGTGAACGTCGCCCGCGGCCCCGTCGCCGACACCGACGCCCTGGTGGAGCACGCGACGAGCGGTCGCATCCGACTGGCGCTCGACGTGACCGACCCCGAACCACTGCCCGCCGACCACCCGCTGTGGTCCCTGCCGAACGTGCTCGTCTCCCCGCACATCGGGGGTGCGACGAGCGCCATGCTGCCGCGGATGGCGCGTCTCCTGCGTCGGCAGATCGAACATCTGTTGGCCGACGAGGAGCCGGAGAACATCGTCCTCCGCACCTGA